The following coding sequences lie in one Arachis ipaensis cultivar K30076 chromosome B03, Araip1.1, whole genome shotgun sequence genomic window:
- the LOC107631426 gene encoding uncharacterized oxidoreductase At4g09670, with protein MAKPETVRFAIMGCAHIARKVARAIALAPNATLCAVASRSLQKAQTFAAQNALPDTVALYGSYQELLDDPTVDAVYLPLPTSLHVRWAVAAAARRKHVLLEKPAALDAAELERILEACESNGVQFMDGSMWLHHPRTSHMKQLLSLSHSGSIGNIQFIHSTSTMQTRAGFLESNIRVKADLDGLGALGDLAWYCIGASLWAKGYQLPATVTALPDVTRNAAGVILSITASLHWDQPDQTVATIHCSFLSHTSMDLAICGSNGSLHVRDFIIPYQEHVASFDFTFGAKFVDLHIGWNVKPEEVHVANVLPQEALMVQEFASLVATGPDNKWPQITRKTQLVVDALNKSLDLGCKPVSL; from the exons ATGGCCAAACCCGAAACGGTGCGTTTCGCCATCATGGGCTGCGCCCACATCGCGAGAAAAGTGGCTCGAGCCATTGCCTTAGCGCCCAACGCCACCCTTTGTGCCGTAGCCAGCCGTTCCCTCCAAAAGGCCCAAACCTTCGCCGCCCAAAACGCCCTCCCCGACACCGTCGCCCTTTATGGCAGCTACCAAGAGCTGCTCGACGATCCAACTGTGGACGCAGTGTACCTGCCGCTCCCAACTTCTCTGCACGTGCGGTGGGCGGTGGCGGCCGCCGCCCGGAGGAAGCACGTGCTGCTGGAGAAGCCGGCTGCGCTAGATGCGGCGGAGCTAGAGCGGATCTTGGAGGCGTGCGAGTCGAATGGCGTGCAGTTCATGGACGGGAGCATGTGGCTGCATCACCCTAGGACCTCTCATATGAAGCAACTTTTGTCCCTTTCTCATTCTGGAAGCATTGGAAACATTCAATTT ATTCACAGCACATCAACAATGCAAACAAGAGCTGGATTCCTGGAGAGCAACATCAGAGTGAAGGCAGACTTGGATGGGCTTGGTGCGTTGGGTGACCTGGCATGGTACTGCATTGGTGCTTCCTTGTGGGCAAAGGGATACCAATTGCCAGCCACCGTCACTGCTCTTCCCGATGTCACAAGAAACGCCGCCGGAGTCATCTTGTCCATCACCGCCTCTTTGCATTGGGACCAACCAGACCAAACCGTCGCAACCATCCACTGTTCCTTTCTCTCTCACACTTCCATGGACCTTGCCATATGTGGTTCCAACGGCTCCCTGCATGTCAGGGATTTTATAATCCCTTACCAGGAACACGTTGCTTCCTTTGACTTCACATTTGGTGCCAAGTTTGTTGATCTTCACATTGGGTGGAATGTGAAGCCAGAGGAAGTTCATGTAGCCAATGTGCTCCCTCAAGAAGCACTTATGGTGCAAGAGTTTGCTAGCCTTGTCGCCACTGGCCCCGATAATAAGTGGCCTCAGATTACTAGAAAGACTCAGCTCGTCGTTGATGCGCTCAACAAGTCGTTAGACCTCGGCTGCAAACCCGTTTCCTTGTAG